The following proteins are encoded in a genomic region of Sulfurovum indicum:
- a CDS encoding HPr family phosphocarrier protein encodes MPFFDRLFSKSFSTVLHITSGNGFHLRPAAAFAAEAKKFAAVIEARTHGRSINAKSLNALLSLNLEKGDHFELTCKGKDSREALETLSRKFDILMSNDHEAVRIDKETGAYEGESIEGEIISGGMALSPLWHYTEETIRTQSTTSFTEAVAKSISELEQIYKAHKTDADSGIYLAQKELLASLQQNVTSLEMLEEAVEKAGRELKGGILETRHDDYRDILQRVKMHLGYTTVTAYPQRPFILLADDLLPSRIETLPQNTAGVILRNTSLTSHTAILLRASGIPSLIINTFSMKGKEPDEIILDGHRGIVVIDPTPADIHQAKIRIENDRKNEQTAQSRRFESAVTTSGDTIKVLANVTDVTSAQLAREEGAEGIGLLRTEFLFKEEKPTFEAQVEAYRSIFSLFEEVTVRTLDIGGDKALPYITLPPESNPFLGIRGVRLLKTHPELLEEQMYAIFTAAKGKSVKIMFPMISTVKEFEEAKAFALDVAKKYHLNLDHIEFGIMVEVPSVLFLITHFNDVVDFYSIGTNDLNQYLFATERTHATLKLDPRSEALFAAIKKIVDEAEKPISICGELAGDTKAIGKLIEIGVRRLSVSARNIAQTKETIRNV; translated from the coding sequence ATGCCTTTTTTTGACAGACTCTTTTCCAAAAGCTTCAGTACTGTGCTTCACATTACTTCAGGCAATGGTTTTCATCTTCGTCCCGCTGCTGCATTTGCAGCAGAAGCCAAAAAGTTCGCTGCTGTGATCGAAGCAAGAACGCACGGGAGGAGTATCAATGCAAAAAGTCTTAATGCCCTTCTCTCTTTGAATCTTGAAAAAGGAGACCATTTTGAACTTACCTGTAAAGGGAAAGATTCCCGGGAAGCGCTGGAGACGCTTAGCAGAAAATTTGATATACTGATGTCCAATGACCATGAAGCAGTAAGAATCGATAAAGAGACAGGAGCATATGAAGGAGAAAGTATTGAAGGGGAGATCATCTCCGGCGGTATGGCACTTTCACCCCTCTGGCACTACACAGAAGAGACCATCCGAACCCAAAGCACTACCAGCTTTACAGAAGCGGTAGCAAAAAGTATCAGTGAACTGGAGCAGATATATAAAGCACATAAAACTGATGCCGACAGCGGAATATACCTGGCACAAAAAGAGCTGCTTGCCTCCCTGCAGCAAAACGTAACCTCTCTTGAAATGCTTGAGGAAGCAGTTGAGAAAGCGGGGAGGGAACTGAAAGGAGGTATACTTGAAACCAGGCACGATGACTACAGGGATATTCTGCAGCGGGTCAAAATGCACTTGGGGTATACGACTGTTACAGCATATCCACAGAGACCTTTCATCCTTCTGGCTGATGATCTTCTTCCCTCCCGGATAGAGACACTGCCACAGAACACTGCCGGAGTGATCCTGCGCAATACTTCACTGACCTCCCACACAGCTATCCTCCTTCGAGCTTCCGGTATCCCCTCATTAATCATCAATACCTTTTCTATGAAAGGTAAAGAGCCCGATGAGATCATTCTGGACGGACATAGAGGTATCGTTGTCATTGATCCGACACCGGCAGATATACATCAGGCAAAAATACGCATAGAGAACGACAGGAAAAATGAACAAACTGCACAAAGCAGACGTTTTGAAAGTGCTGTGACCACCTCCGGTGATACAATTAAAGTGTTGGCGAACGTCACAGATGTTACCTCAGCACAGCTTGCCAGGGAAGAGGGAGCCGAAGGAATCGGCCTTTTACGTACCGAGTTCCTCTTCAAGGAGGAGAAACCAACTTTTGAAGCACAGGTTGAAGCATATAGATCGATCTTTTCTCTCTTTGAAGAGGTCACTGTACGCACACTCGATATAGGAGGGGACAAAGCACTGCCATATATCACCCTGCCACCGGAAAGCAACCCGTTCCTTGGTATCCGAGGGGTCAGACTCCTAAAAACCCATCCCGAACTCCTTGAAGAACAGATGTATGCCATTTTTACTGCGGCTAAAGGAAAATCTGTCAAAATAATGTTCCCCATGATAAGCACAGTCAAAGAGTTTGAAGAGGCTAAAGCATTTGCGCTTGATGTGGCAAAAAAGTATCACCTCAACCTTGACCATATAGAGTTTGGTATTATGGTCGAAGTACCTTCTGTACTCTTTTTGATCACACACTTCAATGATGTTGTCGACTTCTACTCCATTGGAACAAATGACCTTAACCAGTATCTTTTCGCCACTGAACGTACCCATGCTACACTTAAACTTGATCCGCGTTCAGAAGCGCTCTTTGCTGCCATCAAAAAGATCGTGGATGAAGCAGAGAAACCCATCAGCATATGCGGAGAACTTGCCGGAGATACCAAAGCGATCGGAAAGCTCATTGAGATCGGAGTGAGAAGACTCAGTGTTTCAGCCAGAAATATTGCACAGACCAAGGAGACCATTCGGAATGTTTGA
- a CDS encoding ATP-binding protein, translating to MKYLIEFIEAKDVKKSSIFTHLKCTETEAKLVQYVCLRYVRGLEEVPVLEMLQENFQGEPYLYLKKLPLVKNLLDLGWFIQVSFGQVKAHDSSQLELINTSITPSMSLLRLLEEGSLEIFLPEVKPYTDHLEYLQDQFDMVTLLHKIATFKQGFADNSLSIGRLKNKLTLLTKRIEERVKITETPIVVEEFFKEKQLDEKEQRIFLALLKEEYSGGEGQFRDMNTLIELISFDEYEKIKNRALLEDGAKLITEGIIDYEEILNMFGGVSRSFYLQEEVMQRIIHPKKNKKVTKLKLDALVKEQDIFEYLKPETTLDDVVLHPKTRETLNNVVKQVDKEVFKKLREWGIKDKRKSIDARIIFYGPAGTGKTMTAMSLAKTLKKPILSFDCSKILSMYVGESEKNVRRIFDDFKELSAKAKVEPILLLNEADQFLSARSEGHGSSADKMHNQMQNIFLEQIERFEGILIATTNLLGNIDKAFSRRFNYKIEFKKPGKKQRLRLWQFMLPEKADYAEDFDVEALAKYELTGGQINLIIRNTAYKVAVRDESVFSHQDFLEEIEKELGSSFEGTKSMGFKV from the coding sequence TTGAAATATCTTATAGAATTTATTGAAGCCAAAGATGTAAAGAAAAGTTCCATTTTCACTCACTTGAAGTGTACAGAAACTGAAGCAAAACTGGTACAGTATGTCTGTCTCCGCTATGTCAGAGGACTGGAAGAGGTTCCTGTCCTTGAAATGCTGCAGGAGAATTTTCAGGGGGAGCCTTATCTTTATCTGAAAAAACTGCCGCTTGTAAAAAACCTGCTTGATCTTGGCTGGTTCATTCAGGTCAGTTTCGGACAGGTAAAAGCACATGATTCCTCACAGTTGGAGCTGATCAATACTTCTATTACACCAAGCATGTCTCTGCTGCGCCTGCTGGAGGAGGGTTCCCTGGAGATATTTCTTCCCGAGGTCAAACCCTATACTGACCATCTGGAGTATCTTCAAGACCAGTTTGATATGGTTACGCTGCTTCATAAGATCGCTACTTTCAAACAGGGATTTGCAGACAACTCCCTGAGCATCGGAAGGCTGAAGAACAAACTTACACTGCTTACCAAGCGTATTGAAGAGCGTGTCAAGATCACTGAGACACCGATTGTTGTAGAAGAGTTCTTCAAAGAAAAACAGCTTGACGAGAAAGAGCAGCGTATTTTTCTTGCCCTGCTAAAAGAGGAGTACAGCGGTGGAGAGGGGCAGTTTAGAGATATGAACACACTCATTGAACTGATCTCTTTTGATGAGTATGAGAAGATCAAGAACCGTGCGTTACTCGAAGACGGGGCCAAGCTTATTACCGAGGGGATTATCGATTATGAAGAGATCCTCAACATGTTTGGAGGAGTGAGTCGTTCTTTTTATCTGCAGGAAGAGGTGATGCAGCGTATTATCCATCCAAAAAAGAATAAAAAAGTGACCAAGCTTAAGCTTGATGCACTCGTCAAAGAGCAGGATATTTTTGAGTATCTCAAACCTGAAACCACGCTTGATGATGTAGTACTGCACCCCAAAACAAGAGAGACACTGAACAATGTGGTCAAACAGGTGGACAAAGAGGTCTTTAAAAAGCTTCGTGAATGGGGTATTAAAGACAAGCGTAAGAGTATCGATGCACGTATCATTTTTTATGGACCTGCAGGAACAGGAAAGACTATGACAGCGATGAGTCTTGCCAAAACACTCAAAAAACCGATCCTCTCCTTTGACTGTTCAAAGATCCTCTCTATGTATGTGGGAGAGAGTGAAAAGAATGTGAGACGTATTTTCGATGATTTCAAGGAGCTTAGTGCCAAAGCGAAGGTGGAGCCCATACTGCTGCTGAATGAAGCCGACCAGTTCCTGAGTGCCAGAAGTGAGGGGCACGGAAGTTCGGCTGACAAAATGCATAATCAGATGCAGAACATCTTCCTTGAACAGATCGAGAGGTTCGAAGGTATTCTTATTGCCACGACCAACCTGCTTGGCAATATTGACAAGGCCTTTTCAAGACGTTTCAATTACAAGATAGAGTTTAAGAAACCGGGTAAGAAACAGCGTCTGCGCCTATGGCAGTTCATGCTTCCCGAAAAAGCGGATTACGCTGAAGATTTTGATGTGGAGGCGCTTGCAAAATATGAACTCACCGGCGGACAGATCAATCTTATTATCAGGAACACAGCCTATAAAGTCGCTGTACGTGATGAGAGTGTCTTCAGCCATCAGGATTTTTTGGAAGAGATCGAAAAAGAGCTGGGTTCCAGTTTCGAAGGTACCAAAAGCATGGGCTTTAAGGTATGA
- a CDS encoding PTS transporter subunit EIIC → MFNLLQKIGKALMTPIAVLPIAALLLRLGFGDIFDGQIAVIMKSAGEAVFANLDLLFGIGIAYGLAKNNDGAAALSGAIGVLIAKAVYISIDKDVNMGVFVGIIIGVIAGTLYNRYHTIKVPEFLGFFGGKRFVPIITALAAIFVGVLAGYFWHYAQNGIDSFSNTIIGLGETGTFIYGTLNRLLIPLGLHHILNSLFWFQLGEYTYLKDGVEVIANGDLHRFFAGDKSAGIYMSGFYIVMMFGLPAMAYAIYLNTPEAYRKKAGAILAGAAFTSFLTGITEPLEFLFLFVAPLLFVIHALLTGFALAAAQALDVHAGFGFSAGFIDYVINYKLATNPLRILPLGALFALIYFIVSYYTIKFFKLTIFESELSEENNRNNCASNESTAFIAALGGKENIVTVDACITRLRITLKESGSLKDEEFAALGAKGVIRPDRHSIQIVLGTKAESVAESIRNAMSKKKF, encoded by the coding sequence ATGTTTAATCTTTTACAAAAGATCGGCAAGGCATTAATGACCCCTATTGCGGTACTTCCTATTGCAGCACTGCTCTTGCGTTTAGGTTTTGGAGACATCTTTGACGGCCAGATCGCTGTCATTATGAAAAGTGCCGGAGAAGCAGTTTTCGCCAACCTCGACCTGCTCTTTGGTATTGGTATCGCCTATGGCCTGGCGAAAAATAATGACGGAGCCGCCGCGCTGAGCGGTGCCATCGGTGTGCTCATTGCAAAAGCTGTTTACATCAGTATTGACAAAGATGTCAACATGGGTGTCTTTGTAGGAATCATTATCGGTGTGATCGCCGGAACGCTCTACAACCGCTACCATACCATAAAAGTCCCGGAGTTCCTTGGGTTTTTTGGAGGCAAACGTTTTGTACCTATCATCACAGCTCTTGCAGCTATCTTTGTTGGTGTATTGGCAGGATACTTCTGGCACTATGCCCAAAATGGTATCGACTCCTTCTCCAATACCATTATCGGGCTGGGTGAAACAGGTACCTTTATCTACGGTACACTCAACCGGCTGCTCATCCCTCTGGGACTGCACCACATTCTCAACTCGCTCTTCTGGTTCCAGCTTGGAGAGTACACCTACCTCAAAGACGGGGTAGAGGTTATTGCAAACGGAGACTTGCACCGTTTCTTTGCCGGAGACAAAAGCGCAGGCATCTATATGTCCGGTTTCTATATTGTCATGATGTTCGGACTGCCGGCTATGGCCTATGCCATTTACCTGAACACACCTGAGGCTTACCGGAAAAAAGCAGGTGCCATTCTGGCAGGAGCAGCTTTTACCTCTTTTCTGACGGGCATCACTGAACCTCTGGAGTTTCTCTTTCTTTTTGTCGCTCCGCTGCTCTTTGTCATCCATGCCTTGTTGACAGGATTTGCTCTCGCCGCAGCACAGGCACTTGACGTTCATGCCGGCTTTGGGTTCTCAGCAGGATTCATCGACTATGTCATCAACTACAAACTGGCAACAAATCCCCTCCGCATACTGCCTCTTGGAGCGCTCTTCGCACTGATCTACTTTATAGTCAGCTACTACACGATCAAGTTTTTCAAACTTACAATCTTTGAGTCAGAACTTTCTGAAGAGAATAACCGCAATAACTGTGCCTCCAACGAAAGTACTGCATTCATCGCAGCACTGGGCGGGAAAGAGAATATCGTGACTGTCGATGCCTGTATTACCAGACTTCGTATCACTCTCAAAGAGAGCGGATCCCTGAAAGATGAAGAGTTTGCAGCACTGGGTGCCAAAGGTGTCATAAGACCTGACAGGCACTCCATACAGATCGTACTTGGTACAAAAGCGGAAAGTGTCGCGGAGAGCATTAGAAATGCAATGAGCAAAAAGAAGTTTTGA
- a CDS encoding PTS sugar transporter subunit IIA yields MFGFLKRKQREIFSPADGQLIDITEVPDTVFSQKMVGDGVALKPVGDTFCAPIDGVISKIFPTNHAFSIKSDKDMEVMVHIGLETVALEGKGFERLAGEGDKVSVGDPIIKVDLNYIAEHAKDTITPIIVSEESDVKSIEKKLRIVKCGDLIMEVN; encoded by the coding sequence ATGTTCGGATTTTTAAAACGCAAACAAAGAGAGATCTTCTCCCCCGCTGATGGGCAGCTTATTGATATCACAGAGGTTCCCGATACAGTCTTTTCCCAAAAAATGGTAGGTGACGGGGTTGCCCTCAAACCTGTGGGAGATACCTTCTGCGCTCCCATCGATGGAGTTATCAGTAAGATTTTTCCCACTAACCATGCCTTTAGCATTAAAAGTGACAAGGACATGGAGGTGATGGTGCATATCGGTCTGGAGACGGTCGCATTGGAAGGGAAAGGTTTCGAACGCCTTGCCGGTGAAGGTGACAAAGTATCGGTCGGTGATCCCATCATCAAGGTCGATCTGAACTACATTGCCGAGCATGCGAAAGATACTATCACCCCCATCATCGTTTCTGAAGAGAGCGATGTCAAAAGTATTGAGAAGAAACTGCGTATTGTCAAGTGTGGTGATCTCATTATGGAGGTGAACTGA